One Flavobacterium sp. 90 DNA segment encodes these proteins:
- a CDS encoding proline dehydrogenase family protein, protein MEKIFDNTQVAFSLKSDTELDRAYFLFKMIDSQPLVRIGTAVTNFAIKANLPVEGLIRATVFDHFCGGVNEDDCITVVDKMFTKGVSSVLDYSVEGKEEEEQFDAALEMTLKTIEFAKERLAIPFAVFKPTGFGRFELYEKLGEKQTLTPAEQAEWDRVVARFDHVCGEAHRKDVALLIDGEESWMQDAADDLVTDMMRKYNKEKAIVFNTLQMYRWDRLDYLKKLHEVAKNEGFFIGMKLVRGAYMEKENKRAEEKNYVSPICVSKEATDVNYDAAVHYMLEHLEIMSIFAGTHNELSSYKLMEMMQEKGIAKNDHKIWFGQLYGMSDNISYNLAENGYNVAKYLPFGPVKDVMPYLIRRAEENTSVAGQTSRELSMIKAERKRRKGK, encoded by the coding sequence CAAGTTGCATTTTCACTAAAAAGCGATACGGAACTTGATAGAGCTTATTTTCTTTTTAAAATGATCGACAGTCAACCCTTAGTGAGGATAGGAACTGCTGTTACCAATTTTGCTATTAAAGCAAATCTTCCGGTAGAAGGATTGATTCGTGCAACTGTTTTTGACCATTTTTGTGGTGGTGTAAACGAAGACGATTGTATTACAGTGGTAGACAAAATGTTTACAAAAGGGGTTTCGTCTGTTTTAGATTATTCAGTTGAAGGAAAAGAAGAGGAAGAGCAATTTGACGCTGCCTTAGAAATGACTTTAAAAACCATTGAATTTGCTAAAGAACGTCTGGCGATTCCGTTTGCAGTTTTTAAGCCAACAGGTTTTGGTCGTTTTGAATTGTATGAAAAATTAGGAGAAAAACAAACGTTGACTCCGGCAGAACAAGCTGAGTGGGATAGAGTAGTAGCCCGTTTTGATCATGTTTGTGGTGAAGCGCACAGAAAAGATGTTGCTTTATTGATTGATGGTGAAGAAAGCTGGATGCAAGATGCTGCAGATGATTTGGTTACTGATATGATGCGCAAATACAATAAAGAGAAAGCAATTGTTTTCAATACTTTACAAATGTACCGTTGGGATCGTTTAGATTATTTGAAAAAATTACATGAAGTTGCCAAAAACGAAGGATTCTTTATCGGAATGAAACTGGTTCGTGGCGCTTACATGGAAAAAGAAAACAAAAGAGCGGAAGAGAAAAATTATGTTTCGCCAATTTGTGTTTCTAAAGAAGCTACAGATGTCAATTATGATGCTGCCGTACATTATATGTTGGAGCATTTAGAAATAATGTCAATTTTCGCAGGAACTCACAACGAATTGAGTTCTTATAAATTGATGGAAATGATGCAGGAAAAAGGAATTGCCAAAAATGATCATAAAATTTGGTTTGGACAATTATACGGAATGAGTGATAATATTAGCTACAATCTAGCCGAAAACGGTTATAATGTTGCTAAATATCTTCCATTTGGACCTGTAAAAGACGTTATGCCGTACTTGATTCGCCGCGCCGAAGAAAACACTTCAGTTGCTGGTCAAACAAGCCGCGAATTATCTATGATTAAAGCAGAACGCAAACGTAGAAAAGGGAAATAG
- a CDS encoding ABC transporter transmembrane domain-containing protein, whose protein sequence is MARFQENDLPKAKLDSNSLQKAFRIFKYGKGHKWKFFLGLIFLLLTSATALAFPKLMGMLVDCVTNKNLDRANEIAVGLMVILTLQAVFSFFRISLFVNFTENSLSNIRFALYENLVKLPMSFYSQKRVGELNSRISADISQLQDTFTTTIAEFLRQLILIIGGFVILGNISPKLTLMMLAIVPIVAVAAVIFGRFIRKYGKKTQDKVAESQVIVEETLQGISNVKAFANEWYEIQRYKNKIKEIVQIAIKGGQYRGYFASFIILCLFGCVVAVVWYGITLTIKGEVEGVGDLISFVLYTTFIGASFGGIAEMYAQIQKAVGATERVFELLEETPEAINANPKTSPIEKIKGIVSFKNVGFSYPSRKEVQVLKDVNFSAEFGQKIAIVGPSGAGKSTISSLLLRFYDITSGEILVDGKNIYDYDLENLRGNMSIVPQDVILFGGTIRENIAYGKPDATNEEIMLAAKQANALNFVEGFPEKFETLVGERGVKLSGGQRQRIAIARALLKNPSILILDEATSSLDSESEKLVQEALEVLMEGRTSIIIAHRLSTIRNADKILVLDNGIITEEGTHQELINLENGIYKNLSNLQFSNS, encoded by the coding sequence ATGGCAAGATTTCAAGAAAATGATTTACCTAAGGCTAAATTAGACTCTAACTCACTTCAAAAAGCTTTCAGAATTTTTAAATACGGCAAAGGTCACAAATGGAAATTTTTCCTGGGTTTGATCTTCTTATTATTAACAAGTGCCACTGCCCTCGCCTTTCCTAAATTAATGGGAATGTTGGTTGATTGTGTTACCAATAAAAACCTTGACAGAGCAAACGAAATTGCCGTTGGATTAATGGTGATTCTGACGCTTCAGGCAGTTTTCTCTTTTTTCAGAATTTCTCTATTTGTAAATTTTACTGAGAATTCATTATCTAATATTCGTTTTGCGTTGTATGAGAATTTGGTAAAATTACCAATGTCTTTTTACTCTCAAAAACGTGTTGGAGAATTAAACAGTAGAATTAGTGCCGATATTTCGCAACTTCAAGACACTTTTACGACTACAATTGCGGAGTTTTTACGTCAATTAATCCTGATTATTGGAGGATTTGTTATTCTGGGAAATATCAGTCCAAAATTGACTTTAATGATGTTGGCTATTGTGCCAATCGTTGCTGTTGCTGCGGTTATTTTTGGAAGATTTATTCGTAAATACGGAAAGAAAACTCAAGATAAAGTAGCCGAAAGTCAGGTTATTGTCGAAGAAACACTTCAGGGAATTAGCAATGTAAAAGCTTTTGCTAACGAATGGTACGAAATTCAGCGTTATAAAAACAAAATCAAAGAAATTGTACAAATTGCAATTAAAGGTGGTCAATACCGTGGTTATTTTGCTTCGTTTATTATTTTATGCCTTTTTGGATGCGTCGTTGCAGTAGTTTGGTACGGAATCACATTAACTATAAAAGGAGAAGTTGAAGGCGTTGGAGATTTGATTTCATTTGTACTTTACACAACGTTTATTGGAGCATCTTTTGGCGGAATTGCTGAGATGTATGCTCAAATTCAGAAAGCAGTTGGAGCAACAGAGCGTGTTTTTGAATTATTAGAAGAAACTCCGGAAGCAATCAATGCAAATCCAAAAACTTCTCCAATTGAGAAAATTAAAGGAATTGTTTCTTTTAAAAATGTAGGATTTAGTTATCCTTCAAGAAAAGAAGTTCAGGTTTTGAAAGATGTAAATTTCTCAGCTGAATTTGGACAAAAGATTGCAATTGTTGGCCCAAGTGGGGCCGGAAAATCTACAATTTCGTCATTATTATTGCGTTTTTACGATATCACATCAGGAGAAATTCTTGTTGATGGAAAAAATATCTACGATTATGATTTAGAAAATCTTCGTGGAAACATGAGTATAGTTCCTCAGGATGTTATTTTATTTGGAGGAACAATCAGAGAAAATATTGCATACGGAAAACCAGATGCGACAAACGAAGAGATTATGCTGGCTGCAAAACAAGCAAATGCTTTGAACTTTGTAGAAGGATTTCCGGAGAAATTTGAAACTTTGGTTGGAGAACGCGGCGTAAAATTATCAGGCGGGCAACGTCAGCGCATTGCGATTGCAAGAGCATTGCTTAAAAACCCAAGTATTTTGATTCTGGATGAAGCAACATCATCATTAGACAGTGAAAGCGAAAAACTTGTTCAGGAAGCGTTAGAGGTATTAATGGAAGGAAGAACAAGTATTATTATTGCGCACCGTCTCTCAACGATTAGAAACGCTGATAAAATCCTTGTATTAGACAACGGAATAATAACTGAAGAAGGAACGCATCAGGAATTAATAAATCTTGAAAACGGGATTTATAAAAACTTAAGTAACTTACAGTTTAGTAATTCTTAA
- a CDS encoding WG repeat-containing protein, translating to MENTDEMFQNDFGTLEKLNEYLNLNSLDNNLDLDNLKFKTYSISHLRDSNYLFNYNGNEYEISQMDYYEDRDFYAFSFYRYTFSSKNNLFASVKPNKVAILPFFENFIFHEKFNIIICSRSLDNIDANNLNAKQLYYFDIHSRFIKEEIGNLNTLPDIAMIENEIIPISFNRNYYLEQIHDYNLFEVSKIIDDDIVVYSLSDNNGVLYSEDFYNIIVVNKENDNAILQKEGLIFNLNLKNREIKRLPYHRLSDHNDNLVKVIINKDDSVKYGIIDFSGNEIIKPIFDFINFSLEKDKFKVFTGAYEWISNKKFNNEFDKALKERLKSPYRVSEPYLEGKLLNGKWGIINADLEYIIPAEYDWIEDYNQDLYLANIGGNIYSYTSFDLEAAENFDKEISIHDQIAILDGKWFAIHKNTLQTEETKIELFFGGELLNGIPLKLNGYYN from the coding sequence ATGGAAAATACAGATGAAATGTTCCAAAATGATTTCGGGACATTAGAAAAGTTAAACGAATACTTAAATCTAAATTCTTTAGATAATAATTTAGATTTAGATAATTTAAAATTTAAAACTTACTCCATTTCGCATCTTAGAGATTCCAACTATTTGTTTAATTACAATGGCAATGAATATGAAATATCTCAAATGGATTATTATGAAGATCGTGATTTTTATGCTTTTTCATTTTACAGATATACATTTTCTTCTAAAAACAATTTATTTGCATCTGTAAAGCCTAATAAGGTTGCTATTCTGCCTTTTTTTGAAAATTTTATTTTTCACGAAAAGTTTAATATAATTATTTGTTCCAGATCTCTTGATAATATTGACGCGAATAATTTAAACGCAAAACAACTGTATTATTTTGATATACATAGCAGATTTATTAAAGAAGAGATTGGTAATTTAAATACCTTGCCAGATATCGCAATGATCGAGAATGAAATTATTCCTATTTCATTTAATCGAAACTATTACTTAGAACAAATACATGATTATAACCTATTTGAGGTATCTAAAATAATAGATGATGATATTGTCGTTTATAGTCTTTCTGATAATAATGGTGTTTTGTATAGTGAAGATTTTTATAATATAATTGTTGTTAACAAAGAAAATGATAATGCTATTCTTCAAAAAGAAGGTTTAATTTTTAATTTGAATTTAAAAAATCGAGAGATTAAAAGATTGCCTTATCATAGATTGTCTGATCATAATGATAATTTAGTAAAAGTTATTATTAATAAAGACGATTCGGTTAAATACGGAATCATTGATTTTAGTGGTAATGAAATAATCAAACCTATCTTCGACTTTATTAATTTTAGTCTTGAAAAAGATAAGTTTAAAGTTTTTACTGGTGCTTATGAGTGGATTTCTAACAAGAAATTTAATAATGAATTTGATAAAGCACTCAAAGAAAGGCTTAAAAGTCCTTATCGTGTAAGCGAGCCTTATTTAGAAGGTAAACTCTTGAATGGAAAATGGGGAATTATTAATGCTGATTTAGAGTATATAATTCCTGCAGAATATGATTGGATTGAAGATTACAATCAAGATTTATATTTAGCAAATATTGGAGGTAATATTTATAGTTATACATCTTTTGATTTGGAAGCTGCTGAAAATTTCGATAAAGAGATTTCGATTCATGACCAGATCGCTATTTTAGATGGAAAGTGGTTTGCAATACATAAAAATACACTGCAAACTGAAGAAACTAAAATAGAACTGTTTTTTGGTGGGGAATTATTAAACGGAATACCTTTAAAATTAAACGGGTATTACAATTAA